The Prochlorococcus marinus XMU1408 region AACAGCAGGCAGTTCCATACAAAAGAGGCCATAAACTGCTTAATCTTGCCCAGTTATGAAGATCTTCAAGGCTCGTGAGAATTATATTTTCGCTTAAATCATTCGTTATTGATGGAGCGCCAACTGGACCACATGTAGCCTCTCTGAGACTTCTTACGGTTTCGGTTGCGGGAGAGTTGTTCAAGGGATTTAACTCCATTCAAGGGCACCTTTTCTCCATGCATATGCTAGTGCCACAACCAGTATTGTGATAAAAACAAGTGCTTCTATGAATGCTAATAATCCAAGTCTGTGAAATGCAACCGCCCATGGGTAAAGGAACACCGTTTCAACGTCAAAGATAACGAAAACAAGCGCAAACATGTAGTAACGAATATTAAATTGTATCCATGCTCCTCCAATAGGCTCCATACCTGATTCATAGGTAAGTTGCCTTTCCCCAGCTTTGCTTTTTGGTGCTATGAGTTTATTTGTAGTAAGAGCAAGAATAGGAACTGCTCCTGAAATAAGAAGAAATCCTAAAAAATACTCATAACCCTGTAGGGAAAACATGAACTAATTACTGATTTCAATATCAGTTTGACAGTCATTTTCTAGATTAGTGCCATAGAGTTGTTTTATGTGAAAGTGAAAACTGTGAGTGAAAACATCAAAACAGAATCAAATGCTTTGAAAAATTTGAATTCTGATGAACAACAAAAGCAAGTTTTTTCATTAGAACAAAATGACAAAACCATGGAATTTGATTCAAAATTCAATCGCTTCGAATGCATGAGCTGTGGCTTTATTTACGATCCTGATGAGGGCATAAAAAAGCTAAGTATTAAGCCAGGAACTGCTTTTCTGGATATAGATAAAGAGAAGTTTAGATGCCCTGTCTGTCGAGTAGGATTTGGTGGATACAAGGATATTGGACCTAAATCAAAGCCTAGTGGATTTGAAGAAAACCTAACTTATGGCTTTGGGTTTAATAAACTTCCTTCAGGCCAGAAAAACGTACTAATTTTTGGAAGCCTGGCTTTAGCTGCTGCCTGTTTTCTCTCTCTTTATTCCTTGAAATGAAAAGTCTGTTTTCTAATCTCATTAATTTGACTCTTGCTTTAATAATTGGAGTAGCTCTGAGCGGATGCACTGTTAGCAATGCATCTATGGGTTCATCCAGTCCATGGTCACCAGTAGATCTTGATACTGATGCAAATCCTCTAGATATTGACTTTGTTGATGACAAAAATGGTTTTCTAGTTGGAACAGATAGATTAATTCTGGAGACAAATGATGGAGGAATTACCTGGAATGAAAGGAATTTGGATATCCCTAGCGAAGGTAACTTTCGCTTGATAAGCATTGATTTCAAAGATCAAGAGGGCTGGATCGCAGGCCAACCAGGTTTAATTCTTCATACAACTGACGGAGGAAAAAATTGGACTCGTCTCGATCTAGGAAATAAGTTACCAGGAGACCCTTATTTGATTACCACAATTGATTTTGATTCTGCTGAATTGGCAACCACTGCGGGAGCAATTTATAAAACTACAGATGGAGGTGCAAACTGGGAAGCATTGGTTGTTGATACTTCTGGATCTGGAGGTATCAGAGAATTAAGACGAACAACTAATGGAGGATATGTCAGCGTAAGTAGTCTTGGGAATTTTTTCTCAGTTCTGAGTTCAGATAGGGAGACTTGGAGTCCTCATCAGAGAGCAAGTAGTAAAAGAGTACAAAGTGTTGGTGAAATGCCAAATGGAGATTTATGGATGCTTTCTAGAGGAGCTGAAATCAGATTTAATGAAGATTCAGATAATATTGACGCTTGGTCTAAGCCCATAATCCCAATAGTTAATGGCTATAACTATCAAGATCTTGCTTGGGATCCTGCTAAGTCAATTTGGGCCGCAGGAGGAAATGGGACTTTATTAATCAGTAATGATGATGGGAAAACTTGGGAACAAGACCCTGTTGGTGATTCTGTGCCGACAAATTTCATTAGAATTCTGTTTATGGACGATTTAAATAGTGTCAGTACAAAGGGATTTGTATTTGGCGAAAGAGGGAATTTATTGAGATGGCAGGGTTGAAATCATTAAATTTTGATGATTTCCGTGACTCTGTGTAACCAGCTTGCAACAGAGATCCATTCTTTTGATTTTCGCTTGATAAGATCACTGAGCTGATTAAGTGAGGCTATGGCTGCCGGCTCTACCGGGGAACGCCCGTTTTTTGAGATCATTACTAGTGTCCGCTATTGGATTATCCATGCGGTAGCACTTCCTGCGATCTTCGTTGCAGGTTTTCTATTTGTGTCTTCTGGGCTTGCCTACGACGCTTTTGGAACTCCTAGACCAGATACGTATTTTCAGGCTGGAGAAAGCAAAGCTCCTGTTGTAGTTCAGCGCTTTGATTCGAAGGCTGAACTTGACACGCGTCTGAAATAACCAAATTTCATCTGATTGCTTTTTTATCCATGCAAGTCAATCCAAATCCAAATAAGGTTCCGGTTGAACTAAACCGAACAAGTCTTTATCTTGGACTCTTACTTGTTTTTGTAATGGGAATTCTTTTTTCCAGCTACTTCTTTAACTAAATCTCTTTATCATGAGCAAATTAAAAGGACCTGATGGACGAGTAGGAGATCGTCTACCCGATGGCCGTCCTGCAATCTCCTGGGAAAGACGGTGGACAGAAGGGGCACTTCCTTTGTGGTTAGTAGCTACTGCAGGTGGAACAGCTGTGATTTTTGTTCTTGGTATTTTCTTCTACGGTTCATATACTGGTATTGGAAACGCTGGTTAGTTTTAACTAGAAAAATACTATTTTCCAAATTAATTTCAAAACCAGGTGACATTTTTTTATGTCGCCTGGTTTTTAATTAAAGCCAATATTTATTAGTAAATAATTGAATTCTGCTTTTAGTTGTTTCTGGGACATGTTCTTTAGGAGTTACTAAGGCATCTTTTAGTGAATTATGAAAAGAGCTTGATGGCCTTGATAATGAAATTCTTTTTGCAGCAGCAGAAATTATTGATTTTGCAAAACTTGCATTTTCTTTGAGATTGTCAATCACCATCTCTACAGAAACACTTTCGCAATTCTGCTTCCAACAATCATAATCAGTAACCATAGATAAGCTTGAATAAGAAATTTCGGCTTCTTTTGCCAATCTGGCTTCTGTGTGATTTGTCATTCCTATTATTGAGCATCCCCAATCTCTATATAATTTTGATTCTGCCCTTGTTGAAAACGCTGGTCCTTCCATCGCGAGATATGTCCCTCCTACATGTAATTTTTTTTCTTTAGTTAAAAGTTTGCCGATTTCCTTTGAAAGTATTTCAGATACAATTTCGCAAAAAGGATTTGCCATACTTATGTGAGCTACAACTCCATTGGTGAAAAAAGTTAATGGCCTTTGATGTGTTCTATCAATAAATTGATCGGGTATAACAATGTCGCATGGTTTGATATTTTCCTTTAGCGACCCGACGGCCGATACTGATATTAACCATCTAACATTCAGAGAGCGCAACGCCCAGATATTTGCTTTGTATGGAATTTCACTTGGATTTAAAGTATGGTTTTCTCCGTGGCGAGCAAGAAAAACGACCTCTATTCCAAATAGATTACCTATCAGTAAATTGTTAGATGGTTTTCCATATGGGGTGTCTAAACTTAATTCAATTACGTTTTCTAGGTTGTCAATCCTATACAGTCCGCTTCCACCGATTATTCCTAATCTAGCTTTTTTTAAATCATATGTATCTGGTTGTGATTCAGAAATATTCAAAAAATCATGTTGAGTGATCATATCGTTTTAGCTGGTGGTGGTCATACTCACGCCCTTGTTTTACTTAGATGGGCAATGAATCCCAAATTAAAGCCTGCAGGGATGATTACTTTAGTTAATCAATCAAGTACTACTATTTATTCTGGGATGTTTCCAGGCGTTATAGCAGGTAAATACAAAATTGATGAAATACTAATTGATTTGAGGGACCTTGCTTCAAAAGCAAGGGTTTCGTTTGTAATGGCACAAATTGAAGGGATCGATCTTAAGAAAAAAAAATTACTTTTAGTTGGCAGACCAGAAATCGAATATTCATCACTATCTTTAAATATAGGAACAAAAACTAATTTAAATTCTAAACCTCTAATTACAAGTGATAAAAACTTGGCTGTTCCAATTAAACCTTTTTCTGAATCACTTAAATTTATTAAAGATCAAGATATTTATAAGGATGATTCTTCCGCAAAACCATTTGAAATTGTTGGCGCTGGATTCGCTGGTATAGAAATAGCTTTTTCTTTAAGAAAAAGATGGCCAAGACGACCCATACAATTAAAAGTCAAATCAGGAAGAAAACTAAGCAGCAATATATTAAAAGCCATTGAAGATTTAAATATTGAGATCATACAAAATAATCTATCTACATCATATCCAGCATTAATATGTACTGGTAATGAATCGTTTGAATGGATAAAAGATAGTGGTTTACCAATAGATCAGTTTGGGAGGGTATTAACAAAAAACACTCTTCAAGTTATTAATTATCCTGAATTATTTGCAGTGGGTGATTGTGGGGTAATCAAGGATGATTTTCGTCCCTCTTCCGGAGTATGGGCGGTTCGTTGTGCAATACCATTAGCCAAGAATTTAGAGGCTATGAATATAGGTTCTAAATTTGGTAAATGGAAACCTCAAAAAAATGCAATACAACTTTTAGATATTAATTCTAGTAAAAAAGATTCTAAAGCTTTTCTTGCTTGGGGTGGATTTATTATTGGACCTTATAGTTTCCTGTCGAGATTGAAAGATTTAATTGATAGAAATTTTATATCTAAATTTCATTTTAGTAATGATTTAACTTCTGAAATGTTTTCTAAAAGGGAGATGATTGAATGTAGAGGATGTGCAGCAAAATTAGCTTATTCTCCGTTAAAGAAAACATTAAAAAAATTAAATCTAAAAGAACCTCCAGAAGATGATTCTATTGATATCGGACTATTAATTTCAGGTAAGACTTTGATACAAAGTGTTGATGGGTTTCCTTCTTTAGTTAGCGATCCATGGCTTACTGGAAGACTTTTAACTTTTCATTCTTGCTCTGATATTTGGGCATGCGGAGGATCTGTGATTTCTGCACAATCTGTTGTTAAATTGCCTTCATTAGCAAATGATGTGCAACAAGAATTGTTATTTCAAGTATTAGAAGGTATTAATTCTGCTTTGACTATGCAAGGAGCAAAACTTATAGGTGGGCATACTTTGCAATCAATAAAAGCATCTGATGAGTCTTCTTCTTTAGAAATTGAAAGCTCATTAACGGTAAATGGAATTATTGATGAAAATGCTAATTTTTGGTCCAAAGGAGGAATGAAAAAGGGAGATCAAATTCTTATCAGTCGCCCTTTGGGTACAGGAGTTATTTTTTCTGCATTTATGAATGCTCAAGTAAGACCTCATATCATTGACTTTGTACTCAAAGAAATGAATAAAAGTCAGCATGAAATTGTTAGAGATATTACTAAATTAGAAAGTAAATATCCTTATGTAAATATTGTAAATGCATGTACTGATATAACTGGTTTTGGATTGCTAGGCCATTTATCTGAAATGTTAGAGTCTACAAATAGTTACCGATCAAATATTAATATAGAACCTGTTAAAATTATACTTGAACTTGATAAGATACCTTTCTATAATGGAGTAGATGAGCTTTTAGATAAAGGATTCGAGAGTTCTTTATCACCTTCAAATAGAATCTTTTTAGAAAATATTAATGGACATAAAAACCTAAGGTTTGAATTAATATATAATGAGTTTGAGCTTGATAGTCCATTATACAATAATATGTTGAAACTTCTAATAGATCCACAAACTTGTGGACCTTTGGTTATAAGTTGCCCATCGTTATATTCTGAAAAACTTATTGAAGAGGGACCTTGGAAAAAAATTGGATTAGTTTCTGGATAAATACTATTTTATTTATATAGAGTTCTGTTCATCAATTAATTTCATTCTTTGTCTCTTTATTTCTATTCCAATTTCCTGCCCTGATTTCCAACCTTTTTCTATTAAATCGTTTCCTTTTATTGGTGATTCTATATTCTTCCAGTTATATAACCATGATGATAAATATTCTTTAAAAGGACTTTTTCTACATATTTCAAGTATGAATGAAGATTCATCAATATTAATTTCTTCTAGAAAAGTTGTCCATTTTGATGGTGACCAATCTTTATATGAATGCTTAGACTGAATATTTTTCAGATATTTATTTAATTGATATGCACCTTGAATTATTTCTTTCTGAGATTGTGCTAGTTGTAGTCTTTCAGAAAGATATAAAGGATTTTCTGCTTCATAAACAAATGCGGTAAGTGGTTCAATATTTGAATTCTTCGCAACAAGTATTTTTTCGAAAAGAATCTGATCATTTTGTAATTTTGAGTCTATTATTTTTAATCCTCCCCATTCTTGTAGATTTTTTATTGCATTTACCCAATCTTTACTTTTGAAAAGTAATTCAAGCTCCATTTTTAATCTTGTTGATAATGCTGAAGGTGCTAAATCAGGCTTATCACCAATACGCCAATTCCAGGGCCAATTATGAATTGTATTTTGTATTTGCTTTAAGGCTTTATTTGATAAATTAAAATTTAACTTTGCTGCATATCTAGAGGCTCTAATAATGCGGGTTGGGTCGTCTAAAACACTTGATTCATGCAAAAAATCTATGCTCATATTTTCAATTGCATCTAATCCAGAAAATAAATCTATTATTTTATTATCTTTAAGTTCAATTGCCATTGAGTTAATATTAAAGTCTCTTCTAGTTAGATCATTTTTTATTGTTGATAATTCAACTAATGGATTTTCACCAGGTATAGGATAAGTTTCTTCGCGAGCGCTAGCTATATCGACTTTGATATCATCAATTGTTATTTCTGATGTTTTATAAGTTGTATTATTACGAATGATTTTTACTCTATCTGGACCGATAATAGTCATCAACTCTTTTATGTATTTTGTGGTATCTCCTTCTATAATTAGATCTAGATCATTAAAAATAATATCATAATTCTTGTTTTTAGATTTAGTAATTAGATCTCTTACAATTCCACCTACAATTGCAACTGATTTGATATTGATCGAGTTAGCTGTATATAATAGAGTACTTAGGATTCCATCAGGTAGTTCTTTTATTTCTTTTTCAATTTTTGAGTTATTAAATAATTCCATGATATATGAGATTGTTAATTAGTTATCATTTACTTATTTTAAATTTTATTCTTCTATTAATTTTAAGGGAGCTAGTCTTGGGTCTAATATTTTAGCTCCTATCCCTGCGAACTTTATGGCTAGGGAGATTTTTTCTCCAGAGCCAAAAATATGAGTTATTTTTCCTTCTCCAAATGAAGAATGTTCAACTTTATCGTTAATTGACCAGGTCCTTCCAAGAGAAGGTCCCGAATATGTTTTTCTTACGCCATTTTCAGCTTGACTAGGAAAAGAATTTGTTTTACTCGGGCGATCTATTCTTGTAAGTCTATCTAGATTTTTCTCTCTTCTTAAGCTAGCCCCACCAGATAAGGGGATATCACCTTTGATAAGTTCTTCTGGGATTTCAGATAGAAAGATTGATGCAATAGCAGGTTCTCTCATCCCTCCCCACATTCTTCTCTCCGTAGCATGAAAGAGAAATAGCTTTTCTTTTGCTCTAGTTAGACCTACATAACAAAGTCTTCTCTCTTCCTCAAGGGAGGATGGATCATCAAGTGATCTATAGCTTGGGAATAAGCCTTGCTCCATTCCCACAAGACAAACAACAGGAAATTCCAAACCTTTACTGCTGTGAAGAGTCATTAATGTGACTCGATTTGTTGCAGTGTCTTTATTGTCTGCATCGCTTGATAAAGCAGCAGTTGATAAAAAACCTTCTAAATTGGCATCTTCACTTTCCTCCTGATATTGCAAAGCGGCATTAACTAATTCTTGAAGATTTCGTCTTCTCTCTTCTGCCTCATCTGTTCCTGTCGCAATTAATTCACTTAAGTAACCGCTTTTTTCTAAAACTAATTGAACTAACTCGGCCGGGCTTGAGGAAAGAAGATGACTTTGTAATTCATTGATAAGCTCACTAAAAATTAAAAGACCTTTTGCTGATCTTCCAGCGAGAGATCTGACAGCTTCGGGGTCATTTACAACTTCCCAAAGAGGAATTTTTAATTGACTAGCAGCATCACTCAATCTTTGAACTGTTGTTTTACCAATCCCTCTTTTAGGAACGTTTAAAACTCTTAGCAGACTGACACTGTCTGATGGATTAATTAAAAGTCTTAAATATGCTAGTAGATCTTTAATTTCTCTTCGATCATAAAAACGTAATCCTCCAACTACAATGTATGGAATACTCCAGCGGACCAATGAGTCCTCAATTGCTCTTGATTGAGCATTAGTTCTATAAAGAATAGCCATGTCTCCCCAATTTAATTCTGGATTCGAGGCATCTAAAATTCTTAGCCTGTGAATAACTGCCTCTGCCTCTGCTATCTCGTCGTCACACCTTGTTAATTTAATAAGCTCGCCTTCTCCTCTAGTTGCTCTAAGAACTTTATCTATTCTTTCTTTATTGTTGGAAATTAGTGAATTGGCAGCTTCGAGGATGGTAGAGGTTGACCGATAATTTTCTTCAAGTTTTACGAGAGTTGAATTGCTTGTATTGTCTAGGCTTTTCTTGCCAAAGTCCTCTTGAAATCCCATTAGTATCCTAAAATCCGCAGCCCTAAAGCTGTAAATACTTTGATCTGCATCGCCAACAACAAAAACTGATCGATTATTCCAATCTTTAAAAGAAGATGGATCTTGACCATTGGTAACCAATTGTTTAATTAATTCGTATTGTGTCCAATTAGTATCTTGATACTCATCGACTAAAACATGTTTGAAACGACTGTGCCAATAAGTCCGAATGTTTTCATTTTGCTGTAATAATTGAACAGGGATTAATAAAAGATCATCAAAATCTAATGCATTATTAGCAGCTAAAGCTTGCCTATAAAGTCTATAAGTTTCAGCAATTAATTTGCCTCTCTGACCCTCTTGATTCTTTAATAAATCATTAGGAAGCAAGCATTGATTTTTGGCATTACTGATTGCCCAGCGGACTTTTTTAGGCTCAAATCTTTTAGGGTCTAATTGTAGGTCTTGTGTAACTATTTCTTTGATTAGACTTTGTGCATCTGTTTCATCGTATATTGAAAACTGTCTAGTCCATGTCAATCCTTCAGGATCTTTGAACTTGTCAATATCAAAGCGTAATAATCTTGCAAATAAAGCGTGAAAAGTTCCTATCCATAATTCACGGCTAATTTCACTATATATACGATTACGAATTTGTCTTTGTTCTGCTACTTTTAAGGCAGACCATGCTTTTCCATGCCTTACGTTTGCTAATCTTTTTGCTAAAAGAAGTTCAAGTCTATCTTTCATTTCTCTTGCAGCTTTATTGGTAAAAGTTACAGCTAGAATAGAGCTTGGATCAACATTATATTCAATAATTAAATGTGCAATACGATGAGTAAGAGCTCTGGTTTTACCGCTTCCTGCTCCTGCTATAACTAATAATGGTCCATGAAAATGATCTACTGCTTTAGACTGAGCCTGGTTTAATCCATTTAAAAATATATTGTTTGAGTTTTTCATTTTATAGACTGAAAATAAATTGATTTAAATTTAGTTTTGTCATGTTAATAGAGATCATTTTATATTATTTAAGTAGATAAATAAATTTAAGATATTAAGCTGGTATCCATATTTTCTTTTTGTTCATTAAGTTTAGAAAGTATTATTTTTATTTGATTAAGCTCTGAATGCGAGTTGATGATTGAGTTGATTTTTTTTTGAGGCATTTTTAGCTTATTTGAAATAGTTACCACCTCTTTTTCTAAACGATTTTTGTACTTGGTTAGTTCCTTAATTGATTCTTCTAACTCTTCTTCTGTAGGACTTTGCATTTTTTTATCTCAACAATAGCTCAAATTAGTGAAATCCCCTTTGCTTATAAGCTTTTTGAGATAACTCTATGAATGATTTTAGTAAAAATTCTTTTTTACAGTTAAGAAGCATTGCGTTCTTAGATCTCTTTCAGTGAAATTTGACTGTAAGTCTTAAGTTAAATAAGTAATGAGTAATAACTTATTATTCATTACTTATTCAACTTTTTACTTAACAGAGCCTAGGTAGTCAAAAAATGCTTGATGCGTTCTCTAGAACAGTTGTAAGTGCTGACGCCAAGGGTGCAGCAATTCGAAGTGAGGATCTTGCAGATTTAAGAAAGTATGTAGCAGATGCAAATAAAAGAATTGATGCAACTCTTGCAATAACTCAAAATGTTTCTTGCATAGCTGCAGATGCAGTAGCAGGAATGGTTTGTGAGAATACTGGACTTACTCAGCCGGGGGGACATTGTTATCCAACTCGTAGAATGGCAGCTTGTTTAAGGGATGGGGAAATTATTTTGAGATACGTAAGCTACGCACTTCTTGCAGGGGATCCTTCTGTTCTTGAAGATAGATGTCTTAATGGTTTAAAAGAAACTTATTTAGCTCTTGGAGTCCCAACTTCTAATGCTATTCGGGCAGTTGAAATAATGAAAATTGCAACAGTTGCAATTATGACTGAGACAAATACAGGAAGAAAAATGTTTAAGGGAATTAATTCAGGCTCAGGAGCGCAATGTCAAGATATTGCGGCTGAGGCAGCATCCTATTTTGACCTTGTAATAGAGGCTTTGAGTTGAATCTTCAACTTTAAATTTTAATTCCTCTTCTAAAGCACTACAAACCATCATCTATTAAGTCACTATGAAATCTGCAGTTACAACCGTTGTTAGCGCAGCTGATGCAGCAGGAAGATTTCCTAGCATGAGTGATTTTGAATCTGTGAAAGGCTCTTTTGATAGGGCACAAGCTCGTCTAGAGGCTGCAGAAAAACTTGCTTCTTGTCTTGATAAATTTACCAATCTTGCCGTTGATGCTGTTTATCAAAATGGCTCATATGAACAGGCTAATAAAGATAAGTGCGTAAGAGATATTCATCATTATTTGCGTCTTATTAATTATTGCTTGGTCACTGGAGGAACTGGTCCTTTAGATGAATGGGGAATATCAGGTATGAGAGAAATTATTCGTATCCAGTTATTACCAACAGCTGCATACATAGAAGCATTTATTTTTATTAGAGATGAAATTAAAATCAGTGATGTTATGAGTCAGCAAGCTGAGACCGAATTCAAAGGACTATTGGATTATTTAATAAACGCACTTGCATAAAAAAAATTAATTTAATTCAAATATTTTTTAGGGATTTAAATTAAATATATTCGAATTATAATGATTAATTCTTTAGATATAAATAAATATATCAAACTTTACCAAGATTTCTTGCATCCAAATCCAAATATTAATTCTAAAGCATTTTTAATCTTAAGAAAAGAATTTGAGGTTAAATTCATGAATAAGCTGTTAGCCAATCTCAATGAAAAAGATTTATTTATAAGAAGGAAATCAATATTAGCTTTGGGACAATTTGGAGAGAAAATTTTAAAATCAATCGTACAAATTTACATGGATACTAATAATTCAACTGTTAAAGTTAGCTGCCTTAAAACGATGATCAAGGTTGTCGTTAATTTTAATTTAGAAGAATTAAATCAGGATGAGATGTTAGTCGTTTATTTAGCACTTAAAGATGACACTCCTGAGATGATATTGACTGTGATTTCTCTTTTGAGGCAATTAGGGAAAACTGGTAGAAATATTTTGATGAAAACTTCTAGAGATAAAAACTTATTAAGAGCAAAAGCTTCTATTAGCGCGCTTTTGGAAATGAAAGATCAGACTGTTGATGATTTTTTTGATCAATTGTTAAACGATAAATCTATTGATCCAATGATAAGAGAAGATATTTTACGAGATAAAATGATTTAATTTTCTAGAATGTTTTTCATGTATTTAGTTATTTATTTTTTTTATAGCTAAGTTAATGATTTTTCTAACCGTTTTATCCTGTTCAAGCTTAAGGAGTTCTTTGAGTGGATTTATAGCTTCCTTAATATTAAGTTGCATCAATGATAATACGGAAGCCTTTCGAATATCTGAGCTTTTGTTTTTTAATTTTAATATTAAGCTAGGAATTAAAGATTCTATTTTGTGCAATTTACCAACTAATTTAATAGCTTCAATCTGAACATTTTCAGCAGTATCAGAAAAAGCACTTTCTACTAATTGAATTGCTTCTTGATCTTGTGACTGTCTTAGATATTCTTCCAGTGCTGCAATTGCAGCTGATTTAACATTAGTGTTTTTTGATTTAGCCGCTTTTTTTATGGCATTTGGTGCTTTAGCCCCAATAAATCCTAAACACCATGCTGCAAGGCCATATTGCATTTCTGTATATTCTTTATTCTCTAAGACAATGATTAGATGATTTACGGCTGCCTCACCAAAAATTGCAATTGCTCCAGCTGCGGAGAATTGCACTACAGAATCTGAATCATTGGTAAGAGCTTTTATTAAATGAGGTAAAGCGCTTGGATCTTCAACTAACTTTAAAGTTTTGGCTGCTGCTCTTCTCTGTATTACGTTTTTACTATGAAGAAGAGCATTAATTAACTCCGGTAAAGCTGCTGCACCTATTTTGGATAATGCTTCCGAATGACTTCTTCTAACTAAACCATTTTGATTACTAAGGCCATTGATTAATAACTTGATTTCGCGTTGACTTGATTTTTGCCTACTCCTAAAGTTCTTTTTGCCCTCTTTGGTGTTTGTTTTTTCTTCTTCTTCAGTTGTTGGTTTACTTTTCGAGTAATTATCCACCTTTGTATTATCCACTTGAATGCTTATAATATAATCTTGATTATGATATTTGCTAAAGTCTTATTACATGCTTTTTTCATAAAAAATGTCCTTTTATATTAATCATCAATTATATGTTTAATATAATGTTCTTAGCTTATGAAGTAAATACAGATCCTTATATTCAAAGTGCAATCTAATCCATTTAATAATCTACCTAAAATCAATAAAAGAGATGCTATCAATATTCTTAGAAAACCAATTACTGAAGTTAAGTTTTTAGCCGATTATTATAAAGCGGTCTTCCACTTATTCAATTTCCCATCTGAAGAATCAGAAAGGGTACTTATTGACTTTATTAAATATGATTATGAAAAGCTTGAATATAAAATAGCAAAGCGAAAAGCGATAGAGGTACTTGCTAACTTTGATTGTAAAAAAGCGATTCCAATTATCGCAGAATTTTTGAAAAATGATGATGATGAATATCTTCTGGAGACCGCTATTTGGTCATTAGGTAAACTTAAATGTAATGATATTAATGTTATTAATAAAATTTGTTCTCTATTATATAAGCAATTTAATAATAAAAGATTAGTAATACAAACATTAACTAATTTAGGAGTTAAACAAGAAATAGATAAAATCAGATCATTATCAATAGAAAAGCAATCCTCAAATGGAGTTAAAGGAGCTTCTATCGCT contains the following coding sequences:
- a CDS encoding NAD(P)H-quinone oxidoreductase subunit 3 — encoded protein: MFSLQGYEYFLGFLLISGAVPILALTTNKLIAPKSKAGERQLTYESGMEPIGGAWIQFNIRYYMFALVFVIFDVETVFLYPWAVAFHRLGLLAFIEALVFITILVVALAYAWRKGALEWS
- a CDS encoding rubredoxin produces the protein MSENIKTESNALKNLNSDEQQKQVFSLEQNDKTMEFDSKFNRFECMSCGFIYDPDEGIKKLSIKPGTAFLDIDKEKFRCPVCRVGFGGYKDIGPKSKPSGFEENLTYGFGFNKLPSGQKNVLIFGSLALAAACFLSLYSLK
- a CDS encoding photosynthesis system II assembly factor Ycf48, which codes for MKSLFSNLINLTLALIIGVALSGCTVSNASMGSSSPWSPVDLDTDANPLDIDFVDDKNGFLVGTDRLILETNDGGITWNERNLDIPSEGNFRLISIDFKDQEGWIAGQPGLILHTTDGGKNWTRLDLGNKLPGDPYLITTIDFDSAELATTAGAIYKTTDGGANWEALVVDTSGSGGIRELRRTTNGGYVSVSSLGNFFSVLSSDRETWSPHQRASSKRVQSVGEMPNGDLWMLSRGAEIRFNEDSDNIDAWSKPIIPIVNGYNYQDLAWDPAKSIWAAGGNGTLLISNDDGKTWEQDPVGDSVPTNFIRILFMDDLNSVSTKGFVFGERGNLLRWQG
- the psbE gene encoding cytochrome b559 subunit alpha, with translation MAAGSTGERPFFEIITSVRYWIIHAVALPAIFVAGFLFVSSGLAYDAFGTPRPDTYFQAGESKAPVVVQRFDSKAELDTRLK
- a CDS encoding photosystem II reaction center protein L — protein: MQVNPNPNKVPVELNRTSLYLGLLLVFVMGILFSSYFFN
- a CDS encoding photosystem II reaction center protein J, whose product is MSKLKGPDGRVGDRLPDGRPAISWERRWTEGALPLWLVATAGGTAVIFVLGIFFYGSYTGIGNAG
- the mtnP gene encoding S-methyl-5'-thioadenosine phosphorylase yields the protein MITQHDFLNISESQPDTYDLKKARLGIIGGSGLYRIDNLENVIELSLDTPYGKPSNNLLIGNLFGIEVVFLARHGENHTLNPSEIPYKANIWALRSLNVRWLISVSAVGSLKENIKPCDIVIPDQFIDRTHQRPLTFFTNGVVAHISMANPFCEIVSEILSKEIGKLLTKEKKLHVGGTYLAMEGPAFSTRAESKLYRDWGCSIIGMTNHTEARLAKEAEISYSSLSMVTDYDCWKQNCESVSVEMVIDNLKENASFAKSIISAAAKRISLSRPSSSFHNSLKDALVTPKEHVPETTKSRIQLFTNKYWL
- the selD gene encoding selenide, water dikinase SelD, with the translated sequence MLSDHIVLAGGGHTHALVLLRWAMNPKLKPAGMITLVNQSSTTIYSGMFPGVIAGKYKIDEILIDLRDLASKARVSFVMAQIEGIDLKKKKLLLVGRPEIEYSSLSLNIGTKTNLNSKPLITSDKNLAVPIKPFSESLKFIKDQDIYKDDSSAKPFEIVGAGFAGIEIAFSLRKRWPRRPIQLKVKSGRKLSSNILKAIEDLNIEIIQNNLSTSYPALICTGNESFEWIKDSGLPIDQFGRVLTKNTLQVINYPELFAVGDCGVIKDDFRPSSGVWAVRCAIPLAKNLEAMNIGSKFGKWKPQKNAIQLLDINSSKKDSKAFLAWGGFIIGPYSFLSRLKDLIDRNFISKFHFSNDLTSEMFSKREMIECRGCAAKLAYSPLKKTLKKLNLKEPPEDDSIDIGLLISGKTLIQSVDGFPSLVSDPWLTGRLLTFHSCSDIWACGGSVISAQSVVKLPSLANDVQQELLFQVLEGINSALTMQGAKLIGGHTLQSIKASDESSSLEIESSLTVNGIIDENANFWSKGGMKKGDQILISRPLGTGVIFSAFMNAQVRPHIIDFVLKEMNKSQHEIVRDITKLESKYPYVNIVNACTDITGFGLLGHLSEMLESTNSYRSNINIEPVKIILELDKIPFYNGVDELLDKGFESSLSPSNRIFLENINGHKNLRFELIYNEFELDSPLYNNMLKLLIDPQTCGPLVISCPSLYSEKLIEEGPWKKIGLVSG